A single genomic interval of Xyrauchen texanus isolate HMW12.3.18 chromosome 40, RBS_HiC_50CHRs, whole genome shotgun sequence harbors:
- the LOC127633507 gene encoding charged multivesicular body protein 6, whose amino-acid sequence MGNLFGKKKATRVTEQDKAVLQLKQQRDKLKQYQKKITFQMDKERQLAKQLLKDGKKEKALLLLKKKRYQDKLLDKTENQISNLERMVQDIEFAQIEMKVIEGLKVGNDCLKKMHEMLSIDDVERIMDETHDSIEYQKQIDEMLAGSLTQEDEDDVLAELEAITQGDADLELPEVPGEELPEVPEQEPVREKERMKKKSEREMLAV is encoded by the exons ATGGGAAATCTTTTCGGGAAAAAGAAAGCAACTCGGGTGACCGAGCAAGACAAGGCTGTTCTG CAACTTAAGCAGCAGAGAGATAAACTGAAGCAGTATCAGAAGAAGATCACATTTCAGATGGATAAAGAGCGACAACTGGCCAAACAGTTGTTGAAAGATGGAAAGAAAGA GAAAGCACTCCTACTCCTCAAAAAGAAACGCTACCAGGATAAACTGCTGGACAAAACCGAAAATCAGATAAGCAACCTTGAGCGGATG GTACAAGATATTGAATTTGCCCAAATAGAGATGAAGGTCATTGAAGGACTGAAGGTTGGTAATGACTGCCTGAAGAAAATGCATGAG ATGCTGTCCATAGATGATGTGGAAAGGATCATGGATGAAACGCATGATTCCATTGAGTATCAGAAG CAAATTGATGAGATGCTGGCAGGATCTCTGACCCAGGAGGATGAGGATGATGTGCTTGCAGAGCTGGAGGCCATTACCCAG GGAGATGCTGACCTTGAACTTCCTGAGGTGCCTGGAGAAGAACTACCAGAGGTTCCAGAGCAAGAACCAG TACGGGAGAAGGAGAGGATGAAGAAGAAGTCAGAGCGAGAGATGCTGGCAGTGTAA